From the Microtus ochrogaster isolate Prairie Vole_2 chromosome 8, MicOch1.0, whole genome shotgun sequence genome, the window GggctctggggaggtggagggtggGACTCACGGGCACCCAGGGTCTGTGTTCTACCACCCAGCTGCATCCCAATCTTTGTTCTCCTGAGATGCAGCTTTACCTTGTAGTCCAACCAAGCCTCATACCAGGGGTTTCCTGGCTCAGTCTCCCAAGCGCTTGTCACTGAGTGTTTAGGTGAAATCAGCTAATAGTTTTTGTAAGAGTTGTCGGAGGGGGTGCACATACCGTTGCTcatatgtggaggacagagggcagcttgcaggTGTTGGTTCTGCCCCTCCTCCGCGTGGGGTCCAGTCCTCCGTGAACTCAGTCATGAGGCCTGGCAACAGTCAGCTTcttttgctgagccatctggctggaCTGAAGTGTGTTGCTTTTTAACTGATAACTCAGACTGCAATTTAAGGAGATACTATCTTCTGCTGGCAACACCGCACTGGGCAAACGTGTTTGTGGGATGGGTCGGACCCTCAGGCTGTTAATATAAACCTGAGCACCGCCAGGGCATGGCGAGGACAGGGAGTGTGCAGTGCCGGGCACAGAACCCAGAGCCTCCGCAATGCTAGACAACCACTGAGATAGGTCTCTTGTCCCCAGTGGCAGAATTTACCAAGGTGTTTGTATAACTCCCTAGCAGAGAGGACAAATCAGAAGTGTAGACACCCAAGCCCCCCATCTCCTTCTGTTTTAATCCACACTGTCCACAGTTAGCTTACGGCCCCTTGACCAGGTCTGTAGTCCTCAGTCAAGGGGCTTTGATGCCAGCTCATCAGTCTGACTTTGGGCTCCCTGTACTTTTGCTTGTCTTTGTTTCGCTGcgtatgtttttgttgtttgggtttttgtgtttctgtgttttgaggtaggatcttactccatagcccaggctatcttttaactttttttcaggtttgcttgtttttgttttattcttttactcttggtgagcctcctgcctcggccttccaaGTACTGTGATTTCAAGCTAGGCTAGGTCCATCTGTATACTGACAGGATCTCCCTATGTAGttctgactagcctggaactcccaggaatctgcctgcagTTCCTGGATTGAATCAAACCCAAGCTGGACATAGCTTATGTTATCTTGGCAAGGCTCTTTTAAAGGTCTAAACTTTGGtttcgccgggcagtggtggcgcacgcctttaatccccagcacttgggaggcagaggcaggtggatctctgtgagttcgagaccagcctggtctacagagctagttccaggacaggctccaaaaccaccgagaaaccctgtctcgaaaaatcaaaaaaaaataaaaaataaaaaataaactttggtTTCTCTTTCCCCAACCCTAGAAGGTCAAAGGAACGGCGACATAAAATCTCCTTGTTCCGTGCCCAGACTGTAGTAACCCCCAGGAGGGTGGGCCCTTTCTCTTAGATCTTCAGGTCTACAATGGGTTCCCACACTGATTCCTGCGCTTGCCTGGGCCTAGACTTCCCTCAGCCATTCCCACAAACTGCCACTAGAGAGCAGCACAAAACAGCAAATCATCCCCTTCCTCTAGGGAGCACAGGGAATAGGCTGTGGGCTAGAAAGGTCAGTTGTCAGTAGATTTTTGAGACTTATCTCAGGGCCAGCCAGAAATTCAAACTACAGTGTTAGGATGTTAGGCCCCATGCTATACAAGTCTGAAGGACTGTTGGGTTTGCGAAAGGCAGGCCTACAGGAAGGCCATGTTCCCGTGAGGAGCAGCCATGGGGTAGGCCTAAGCTACACTGGCCAAAGCACTGGCCCTGCTTTCCCTTGGATTAAATGAGGGGTTTAAGTCAACCAACCCCCAGGCTCTTCCTCCTTCATAGACTGTTCTGGGGAGTGGCAGGAGAAGGGAACCCAGGAGGCCGCGCAGTCTGAGGAAGGGGTCTGGCTTCCATGGAGACACAGGGGCTTCCAAGGCAGCATCTTCTTTTTCTCAGGCCCCCTCTCATTCCCTCTCCCCGAGGTTGGCACTttccctgtagcccaggctagctttcaCGTGAGATCCTCCTGCATGGGTCCCCTGCGTGTCACACTGCTAGGAGCACATGAGGAGCCACTATGCCTTTAACCCCTTAGCCCTGTTCCTAGTCCTTCTTAACTTTCTGACCCTGGCGATGTGGGCTCACCCCTCAGGACCATTTCCTGACCTCTAGAAAGTGGCTGAGCTAGAAGCCTGGTGCTGTCCCCACAGTGAGGCAAGGACACaagacagagggaggtggaggaCATGGGAGGTGCCTGGTGCGTGTGAGTTTCCACTCCTGACTGGAGAAGGGGGGGCCTCTGGCTCTGAAGGGCACTGTGCACTGTTGTGTTCCTAGCCAAGCCTTCAGTGTTCCCTTCGGGCAAAGCAAGAGGCCCCACCTACTTGGGCTGCCTTCCCCAGGGAATCTTCTCAGCTGGAGTGGGCACCCCTGAGCTGAGATCCCTGCAGGTCACTGAGGGACACACATTAATGTTTATAAGCCTTGGCAGGAGGGAGTACCAGACATTTCCAAAGTGCTGATGGGAAAGGGGCTCAGAACGCCCTGCCAGCCAAAGGAGTCCGGGGCCACCTTCTTTCCCAAGagaagagccatctctcccctaGTTCTGGTCCCTAGCAGCCCCCTGCGCTGCAGCTGCTGTCTCTTTAAgggcctccccctccctctttccctgtccccccccccccatctctgtcGCAGCCGCGGCTGTGGCTCAGAGCTGCATGGGAGACAAAGCTGCCGCAGGTCCGGTTTCTTGGTGTCTGGTCGGTGccatcatttccctccccctctcccaccctccccaaGCTGgtggcttcccctccccctccccctcctcacagaGGGGGCAGGGGGCTGGGCACCAACTCTGCCATGCCATGTGCAGTGTCCGCACAGGGCATTGGGGCTGTGGCAGCAGCAAGAGGAGGCGGTGGTGGCCTGTGGTGGCGGGAGAGCCGCGTTGACTGGTGACCAGTTGCCCGGCTGCTCCTCGGCTTGCCTCGgtccttcccaccctctctttTTCTGGGCTGGCACCAtcatccccccccaccccgcctccctgggccctcccagcctctccacGTAAGCCCCCCCACCTGCCGcggctctccctcccctcccccaactgcatcctcctcctcctcctcctcctgtcccctctcctgCTCGGTCCTCTGACCAGGTCCTCCCCTGGCCgtctcttcccatccctctcACTGGCATCCTCCCACCCCGTCTCTACTCTGCCTAGCTAGCTTTCTTTCTGTGTCCCCAGTCTCACTGAAGCCCCTTTCTCCCTTGCCCTGGACTAGCCCTCTTGTCCCATCCTGTCCCCGCCCTGGCCCCTTTgtgcctccccttccctcttcctctctccttctctggctCGCCATCCCTTCTCCACCTCTGACTCCCTCAGTTTGGCTTTCTTGTCCTCTCTGGCCCCTCTGGTCTCCCTGCCTGGGTCCAAGTCACCATGCTCACCCCAATGGTGGCTGGGGGGGTGGTGTTCCCCGGACTCTTCCTCTTATCCAAGAACACGCTCCAGAGGCTGCCCCAGCTGCGCTGGGAGGAAGCCGATGCTGTCATTGTCTCCGCCAGGTAAATGGCATGCCTTCCCTGAGTTCAGCCCCTCTCCCCCAAACAGGCTTCATGGGGAAGGGGCCTCAGCACCTCCCTGGGCTCTGCAGCAGTGGGGAGGTTTAGATGCAAGCTTCCTTCCCACCTTGGACCTCACCTTCCCCCGAGACCTCATTGAAACTCGGCCATCTGGTCTACTATCCAGCTTGATCTTGCTtgtccctctcccaccctcttAAAGCAGGCCAGCATGTGACCAAAGAGTCCCACAAGATACAAGGAGCAAGTCAAGGGGCGAGATCGCGCTTTTCAGGGCTAGTGTTTGCGGGTCAAGGCACGGAGAAGTAGAGGGGGAAACTTGTATATCCCCAGAATAGGGCCATCAGGAAGAGGACCATGGGAACAGTCAAGGAAATAGTGGGAAAGTGGCGGGGGTGCTTGGGGTCACTGTGGGGCCAGTTACTGTAGGTATGAGCAGCGTAGTGACGGGGTAACCAAACGGTGCAGGAGCAACTGGGGACTCCTGTGTCCCTCACGggtcccttcccccctccccagggagagaCCTCACTGTCAGCCATTCCCAGCACTGGCTCACCTCAGAATGATCTCCCTGGTGTCCTGGGAGGAAGGAGACTCTACTGTCACAAACTAGGAGTGAAGAAGGCTTGGAGAGGCGGGAACTGAGGGATCGCAGCTAAGCGTGGCTTCGCTGAGAGAGCATGGCTTGGGGGGAAGCTGACGAGAAATGGCCCCGAGAAGCACAGGGTCCACTGtggcagcaagaagagaaatggaggcacacgccttattttccctccttctgtctccctagGCTGGTGTCCTCTGTCCAAGCCATCATGGCCTCCACAGCTGGCTACATAGTCTCCACCTCCTGCAAGCACATCATTGACGACCAGTAAGTGCCCCATGACCAAATCTGCCATGCCCCAGCAGCAGAGGTGTGGGAACCAGGGTCCCCCAGATCTGTAGTGGTCCCTGAACTTGGGCCCATGCAAGTTCATGTGATTATTGCAACTCAGTACCAGGGATAAATTTATAGGACCCTGTCCTAAAGGTCAAAAGCAAGGAAGCAGGGGTGGGTGCCAAAGAAACTCCTCAAAGTAATTCCCAGGCAGCTTCCCAGCCTCCTGTCATGAGTTCTGAGTGCCAATCCAGTCTTGCATCCCCCAGACTCTGTTTCCATCCAGAACCTTCCTGAGTGCCTCCTCACCAGGCCAGGCTCATCTCTCAACTTCTTCTGGAGTCCAGTTGTCtcagggggaagagaaagagatgacaTAAGGCCATTGAGGGTCAGGCAGTGGGGGCGGGAGTAGGGTGAAGAGGCCAAAATTTGGCACTGGCAGCGACTGCAGTGTTTGGTGCTTGCCAAAAAGGTCCAGGCCTGAAAGGTGGGGCGGGAGGAGGGTGAAGGGGAAAACACTGGCCCTGTCCGTGGTGCTGATCCGCCCATTTTTAGCTGGCGGTGGGCTGCTGCAAGCTTGCCGTGTGCTCAGGACAGTTTCACTCATACTTTCTGGCTCTTCTGCCCTTCTGTGATGTCCTCTGAGCCTCAGGAGACATTTTCTGGGTGACCCTGGTCTCCATCCGCCTTCTGGTGTCTATTTGTCTCTTTTTCCGGTGAGTGAGTTCTCTCCTCCTAAGCCCTAGAGTGAGGTCACATCCTTCCCCAGAAGGGCTTCTGCATGGAGGCATTGAGCACTAAGTGCCTAGAACAGTTCTTAGCTCCATGGTGCAGGGCTTTAACTCTCAGGATCCTTCTCCGTGACTTGACTCCCGCTTGCCCTCTCGAATGCCTTCCGCAGTCAGAGGGTCCAAAAGGAGCCTGGGCACCAGGCAGTTCCTCCTCACCTGTTCCCACCTAGAGGCCACCTTTTGGCTCTTGCGTTCCCATCCCCTAGTCCGGTCTTGACCCTGTTCCCCGTTTAATCCTCAGGTAGGTGGGAGGGTCGGGGCTAATCCAGGGCAACAGCTGTTCTTGCTTCTGAGCATCTAATTGCTGACAGAGCAGAGATAGAATCTGACACCTCACTTATCAGCTCAGGAGCCTGAGCCCCTCTGGCTCCCCCATAGCCCAGAGTCCCATGAGAACATTCTTCCAGCACATCCCTAGGCAGGCTCCGAGTCTTCTCTGAGCATGGTTGAATCCTGCCAATATTTCTGCTCTCTATCTCTCGCCAAagcctctccccatccctccctacGTGACTCTGGGCCACATTCCCCTACACCATTGCAATGTGGGTCCTTTTGAAGGTGAGCTGCTCCCCACTTCcaagccagccagcctgggcaagcTGGGGCTATTTTGTGCTCACCCCATCCCCAGCCAGTCTGTACCCTCAGTTCTCCCCCCCCACTCTCTCCAGAACCCTCACTTGGTGTACGCTGGCCAGCCCGGTTGGCTTTTGCTCTGCTTCATctatctcccccccaccccaggcccgCCTGAGGACTCCTGGCCTTGAGAAAGCCTCAGTGCTGACTCAAGAGAAAAAGCGCAGCGTTGCCTGTTCTTGTGCTTCCCGTATTTGTTTACTCCAAAGTCTGTAGAACTTTCTCTCGTCTTGGCATCTTTGCTCAGCATTTTCTCTTTACTGCTGGCCGGACCTGAACTAACAATAGGCACACCACCTCAGAGCTAAGGCTAGCTGCCATGACGGCCCTCTGCTCCAACCCTTCTCTAACCTTcttgagacagtggggctgatggCAAGGACTTCTGTGGTTCTCCCTTGGCTGCATCACTTAGCCTCTCCGTGACACAGGGTTTCACGAGCAGTGACCAACTTGCCGCTGTGTAAAGATTTAAGTACCCGCGTAGTGCCTGGCATGTGAGAAGCTGTCGCATCAGCTGGTGCTGGGCCACGGGATCGCTACAGTGCTTGGAAGTGCTAACCGGGGCCATCTTTGTACCTGCCCACATCTCATTCTCATCAATGCTCACGATCACCAGCACTCTGGTCTCCTCTCCCTATGACACTGCAGAGGCAGGGGTGGGTGGAGGGTGAGAAGCAATGACCcttggagagaaaaggacagagacatGGTGGGTTGTGAGGTCTGCCCCAAACCTCAGAAGCTGAGTGGTGGATCCCCACCTTTAGCAGCCTTCAACTCTGGCATCTGCAACTCAAGCTTTAGGGGTTGTTCTGAGAGCCCCCGGGGATGCTAGCTCACTCCCATTGAGCatcctgctcccccccccacctgtctgcttcctcttccctttctcctccctgcagGCACTGGCTGTCCTCGGCCTACACACAGTTTGCGGTTCCTTACTTCATCTATGACATCTACGCCATGTTCCTCTGCCATTGGCACAAACATCAGGTCAAAGGGCACGGAGGGGAAGACGGGACGCCCAGAGCCCTGGGCAGCACCTGGGCCGTGGTCCGCGGCTACCTGCACAAGGAGTTCCTCATGGTGCTCCACCACGCGGCCATGGTGCTGGTGTGCTTCCCACTCTCGGTGGTGAGTCCTCCCTCCTGGAGTCAGGAGAGCTGGGGTGGCTGCGAAAAGCTGCTGCACCCCAGCATGCCAGCGCTGCAACACAGAGGTCCCGGGTAGTGGGGTTTAGGGTGGGTTTCCTGAGCAGCATTCTACCTGGACCTCAGGAGCTCCAAGTCAGTCTGCAGTGCTACAGTCTGGGAGGTTGTCCTTCCCTGTGGTGTGAGGCAAGCCTTCCTAAGCCAGAGAATTGTAAAACAGGCAGTACCCCTGCTTGGCAGTGCCCTCAGAGCGCTCAAATTCCAGGACGACATGTCTCTCTGGGCAGAGGAGGTAGCTCCGCTGACAGTGTTTCTGCAgcgtgtgtgaagccctgggtttaatccccagcatttTGTAAGGCTAGACAGCACATTTGTAACCCTCGCTCCTGAGAGTGGAGGACAGGAagacaggagaagacaggaagtttAAAGTcgccctcagctacacagtggcTTTGAAGCTGGTCTGGGGTACATGAGACTCTtgtcttacaaaagaaaaagctgccgggcggtgatggcgcacgcctttaatcccagcactcgggaggcagaggcaggcggatctctgtgagtttgaggccagcctggtctacagagtgagttccaggacagtctctggctatacagagaaaccctgtctcagagagagggggtggggttTGGCAACAGGGCCCAGAGAAGATACAGTAATTGTTCTCAACCACAAAGGCCTGAGTCTTCTTGAAAAGCTGggcttaatcccagctctgggggagTGAAAGCAGTGAAGTGGGGCTCGCTGGCTAGGGCAACCAAGTGACTGAACCCCTGggttggtgagagaccctgcctcaaaacagtaagacagagagcaattgaggaaatTGATCTCTGGCCTTTACatacatgcctgcacacatgtgcatacacatataaacacatacacacacgagtcTCTGAAGGTGACAGGAGCCAGGCATGCAGACACAGCTCCTCAGGCCTTGTCTTTTCCCTCAGGTGTGGCGGCAGGGCAAGGGGGATTTCTTTCTGGGCTGCATGTTGATGGCTGAAGTGAGCACGCCCTTCGTCTGCCTGGGCAAGATCCTCATCCAGGTGAGAGTGGATCTGAGGGCCTGAGGGCCCGTGGGGTGGACACGGCCGGGGACTTTAGGGAATCCTCCAAAGACCATACAACCTCCCAGCATGCTGGTGTGTGCCTACAGCCCTAGCACtaggaagactgaggcaggaagatcatgaatttgggactagcctgggctacatagcaagaataAGGCTGGGTGGTgtggcggtggtgcatgcctttaatcccagcacttgggaggcagaagcagatggattcctgtgagctcgaggccagcctggtctacaaagtgagttcccaggacagccgGGAGtgtttgcacagagaaaccttgtcttgaaaacaaaacaacaaaaagaataagacCAAGAATAAGAGCACTGGCCCGGTGAGGGAGGAGCCATAGGCGGCATGGAGGGCAAGGAGATGGCTCTCCCTGCCCTGCCATGCTGCTCTGTCCACAGTACAAGCAACAGCACACGTTACTGCACAAGGTGAACGGCGCCCTGATGCTGCTCAGCTTCCTGTGCTGCCGGGTGCTGCTCTTCCCCTACCTGTACTGGGCCTATGGGCGCCATGCCGGCCTGCCCCTGCTCTCCGTGCCCCTGGCCATCCCGGCCCACGTCAACCTGGGCGC encodes:
- the Fam57b gene encoding protein FAM57B, with amino-acid sequence MLTPMVAGGVVFPGLFLLSKNTLQRLPQLRWEEADAVIVSARLVSSVQAIMASTAGYIVSTSCKHIIDDQHWLSSAYTQFAVPYFIYDIYAMFLCHWHKHQVKGHGGEDGTPRALGSTWAVVRGYLHKEFLMVLHHAAMVLVCFPLSVVWRQGKGDFFLGCMLMAEVSTPFVCLGKILIQYKQQHTLLHKVNGALMLLSFLCCRVLLFPYLYWAYGRHAGLPLLSVPLAIPAHVNLGAALLLAPQLYWFFLICRGACRLFRPRGPPPPSPCQTQD